Proteins encoded in a region of the Brevundimonas vesicularis genome:
- a CDS encoding SCO family protein — MPRRSILLFAGACIAIAVALAIITVVVVSGRAPTSDGAKVTSTGQPLVGGDFKLVNQDGQSVDQTMLNGKWSLVFFGFTYCPEFCPTTLAELGAVQQRLGDKAEDLQIVFVSVDPERDTPQALKDYLSSDGFPKGTIGLTGTPEQVATAAKAYRAFYQKVGEGEGYTMNHSLTVYLMGPDGKFRTAVAYGMGPDKTTRIIEQAMARG, encoded by the coding sequence ATGCCGCGTCGTTCCATCCTGCTGTTCGCGGGCGCCTGCATCGCCATCGCCGTGGCGCTGGCCATCATCACGGTAGTGGTGGTCAGCGGTCGTGCGCCCACGTCGGACGGCGCCAAGGTGACGTCGACCGGCCAGCCCCTGGTCGGCGGCGACTTCAAACTGGTCAATCAGGATGGACAATCCGTCGATCAGACGATGCTGAACGGCAAATGGAGCCTGGTCTTCTTCGGCTTCACCTACTGCCCCGAGTTCTGCCCGACCACCCTGGCCGAGCTGGGCGCGGTGCAGCAGCGGCTGGGCGACAAGGCGGAGGATCTGCAAATCGTCTTCGTCAGTGTCGACCCCGAACGCGACACGCCCCAGGCGCTGAAGGACTATCTGTCATCCGACGGCTTTCCCAAGGGGACTATCGGCCTGACGGGCACGCCCGAACAGGTGGCGACCGCCGCCAAAGCCTACCGCGCCTTCTATCAGAAGGTCGGCGAGGGCGAGGGCTATACGATGAACCACTCCCTGACCGTCTATCTGATGGGCCCTGACGGCAAGTTCCGCACCGCCGTCGCCTATGGAATGGGGCCGGACAAGACGACCAGGATCATCGAACAGGCGATGGCGCGGGGTTAG
- a CDS encoding polyhydroxyalkanoate depolymerase, with protein sequence MLYAFHELAYQSALPFRVGAQLARSFWTSPFNPAADTAIGRTAYASAELFESVTRRYGKPAWKLETIDIGGKPVRTTEQVIWQSPWCRLVRFARNIGDLKRAKKPASGPAVLIVAPLSGHYATLLRGTVEAFLQDHDVYVTDWVNARQVPMLEGRFDFFDYIDHVRLMLAEIGGRAHVVGVCQPGPPVLAAGAVMAEDEDENRPLSMTFMGSPIDARLSPTVTNQLAEEKPFTWFKSNMIHTVPLPYAGFGRRVYPGFVQLYSFMSMNEDRHRDAHWNYFTSLIAGDGDEVEKHEEFYDEYLSVLDLTEEFYLQTIDIVFQQHLLARGLLEHRGRKVDLSRITDIGLMTVEGEKDDISGVGQTQAAHGLCPNIPEDRRVLYVQPGVGHYGVFNGRRFRDEIYPRVRDFIAQNEAAGGVPQRSAAAA encoded by the coding sequence ATGCTCTACGCCTTTCATGAACTCGCCTACCAGTCGGCGCTGCCGTTCCGGGTCGGCGCGCAACTGGCCCGCAGCTTCTGGACCTCGCCGTTCAACCCGGCGGCCGACACCGCCATCGGCCGCACCGCCTACGCCTCGGCCGAACTGTTCGAGAGCGTGACGCGGCGCTACGGCAAGCCGGCCTGGAAGCTGGAAACCATCGACATCGGCGGCAAGCCAGTGCGCACCACCGAACAGGTGATCTGGCAGAGCCCGTGGTGCCGCCTTGTCCGCTTCGCCCGCAACATCGGCGACTTGAAGCGCGCCAAGAAGCCCGCCTCCGGCCCGGCCGTCCTGATCGTGGCGCCGCTGTCGGGCCATTACGCCACCCTGCTGCGCGGCACGGTCGAGGCCTTCCTTCAGGACCACGACGTCTATGTCACCGACTGGGTCAACGCCCGCCAGGTGCCGATGCTGGAGGGGCGGTTCGATTTCTTCGACTACATCGACCACGTCCGGCTGATGCTGGCCGAGATCGGCGGCCGCGCCCACGTCGTCGGCGTGTGCCAGCCCGGCCCGCCCGTTCTGGCCGCCGGCGCGGTGATGGCCGAGGACGAGGACGAAAACCGTCCCCTGTCGATGACCTTCATGGGGTCGCCCATCGACGCGCGCCTGTCGCCGACCGTGACGAACCAGTTGGCCGAGGAAAAGCCCTTCACCTGGTTCAAGTCGAACATGATCCACACGGTGCCCCTGCCCTATGCGGGCTTCGGGCGGCGCGTCTATCCGGGCTTCGTCCAGCTCTACAGCTTCATGTCGATGAACGAGGATCGCCACCGCGACGCCCACTGGAACTATTTCACCAGCCTGATCGCCGGCGACGGCGACGAGGTCGAAAAGCACGAGGAATTCTACGACGAATATCTGTCGGTGCTGGACCTGACCGAAGAGTTCTATCTCCAGACCATCGACATCGTCTTCCAGCAGCATCTGCTGGCGCGGGGCCTGTTGGAGCATCGCGGGCGCAAGGTCGATCTGTCCAGGATCACCGACATCGGCCTGATGACCGTCGAGGGCGAGAAGGACGACATCTCCGGTGTCGGCCAGACCCAGGCCGCGCACGGCCTGTGCCCCAACATTCCCGAAGATCGCCGCGTCCTCTACGTCCAGCCGGGCGTGGGCCATTACGGCGTGTTCAACGGCCGTCGCTTCCGTGACGAGATCTATCCCCGCGTGCGCGATTTCATCGCCCAGAACGAGGCCGCCGGTGGCGTACCGCAACGGTCAGCGGCTGCCGCTTGA
- a CDS encoding M48 family metallopeptidase, translated as MAYRNGQRLPLDESGAGAGPVLRLSVNPRARRLSVRIDARAGEAVVIAPTERGLSQAVAFARSKAVWISERLAVRPKSRPLEPGQVISLRGRPVRLEAVSGAGAARLVEDGTIIRSGGEGEAYARRVENLLKREARDTLLERTDHHLRALGQGPVKMGIADTRSRWGSCSPHNRTIRYSWRVIMAPPPVIDYLAAHEVAHLVHADHSPAYWSVVERLVGDHKPWRKWLKDYGAALHAVGR; from the coding sequence GTGGCGTACCGCAACGGTCAGCGGCTGCCGCTTGACGAAAGCGGGGCCGGCGCCGGTCCCGTCCTCAGACTGTCGGTCAATCCACGTGCGCGACGTCTGTCGGTGCGGATCGACGCGCGAGCCGGCGAGGCCGTGGTCATCGCCCCGACCGAGCGCGGCCTGAGCCAGGCCGTCGCCTTCGCCCGATCCAAGGCCGTCTGGATCAGCGAACGCCTGGCCGTCCGCCCCAAGAGCCGCCCCCTGGAACCGGGCCAGGTCATCTCCCTGCGCGGCAGGCCCGTGCGGCTTGAGGCCGTGTCCGGCGCGGGCGCCGCGCGTCTGGTCGAGGACGGGACGATCATCCGCTCGGGCGGCGAGGGCGAGGCCTACGCCCGCCGCGTCGAAAACCTGCTGAAGCGCGAGGCGCGAGACACCCTGCTGGAACGCACCGACCACCATCTGCGCGCGTTGGGCCAGGGCCCGGTCAAGATGGGCATCGCCGACACCCGGTCGCGCTGGGGCTCGTGCAGCCCGCACAACCGCACCATCCGCTACTCCTGGCGCGTCATCATGGCCCCGCCCCCGGTCATCGACTACCTCGCCGCCCACGAGGTCGCCCACCTGGTCCACGCCGACCACAGCCCGGCTTATTGGTCCGTGGTCGAACGGCTGGTCGGGGATCACAAGCCTTGGCGGAAATGGCTGAAAGACTACGGCGCCGCCCTTCACGCCGTGGGGCGTTAG
- a CDS encoding lysozyme inhibitor LprI family protein, which produces MKTMITLSIALGLAAAAASSASAQSQATMNANAAQELQRADRALNSQYTTTMGRLSPASRTLLRTAQRTWISFRDQQCRFEASGVQGGSAYPMVHSTCLARLTTERTRQLRTLSQCQEGDLSCPR; this is translated from the coding sequence ATGAAAACGATGATCACCCTGTCAATCGCGCTCGGTCTAGCCGCTGCCGCCGCCTCGTCCGCCAGCGCCCAGTCGCAGGCTACGATGAACGCCAACGCCGCTCAGGAACTTCAGCGCGCCGATCGGGCGCTCAATAGCCAGTACACGACGACGATGGGACGGCTGTCGCCCGCCAGCCGCACCTTGCTGCGCACCGCCCAACGCACCTGGATCAGCTTCCGCGATCAGCAATGCCGCTTCGAGGCCTCCGGCGTTCAGGGCGGTTCCGCCTATCCGATGGTGCATTCGACCTGCCTTGCGCGTCTGACGACAGAGCGGACACGCCAGTTGCGGACCCTCAGCCAATGTCAGGAAGGCGACCTGTCCTGCCCCCGCTGA
- a CDS encoding transglycosylase domain-containing protein — translation MAGPVNAGGPQAQGKPRRSALGRLFYWSAVLAVWGLIFLVVFFAVFARGLPDTSSLYQVDRQPSITYLDRNGALIATRGTQMAPPADLDALPDYVPAAFIAIEDRRFYHHPGFDPIGMMRAMATNVRAGRVVQGGSTLTQQLAKNLFLTPDQNMRRKVQELMLAVWLEMKFSKKEILALYLNRVYFGAGAYGIEAASQRYFDKSAKNLTVGEAALLAGLLKAPSRYSPVSESERAAARATVVLNEMEEAGVITAAQREQAVTQPVIVSRTLATQHAQYFIDWLDKSIRSLVGEPTEDMVVETTLDLTLQTAAERSVRRILDRDAGKGVQQAALVALDGDGRVRAMIGGSSYANSQFNRAVDAKRQAGSAFKPFVYLAAVEAGYTPQTPVVDQPITIGNWSPRNYSGTFSGNMTLAQAVAQSTNTVAAYVADQVGRDSVARAARRLGIESRIGLEPAMALGAVEVSPIEMATAYDAFANGGRRVDAYGISRIRTPQGRVIYQRQSGQSGQAINNPSLYYMNQMLRGVVTSGSGRSAAISGRDLAGKTGTTSDYKDAWFVGYTGGFVTAVWVGKDDNTAMRGVTGGSSPAAIWKGFMEAALPRLDAPAIPNGPPMPEGWVAPDPVGDLMSGLDQNGLPIEPVDPLAGEPYVPDDQAPIQPPSPQPSSPASPKGGYRDAPNPQQPEGRPAPERKGDALFF, via the coding sequence ATGGCGGGACCGGTGAATGCGGGCGGACCACAGGCGCAGGGCAAGCCCCGCCGGTCGGCTCTGGGACGGTTGTTCTACTGGAGCGCCGTGCTGGCGGTCTGGGGGCTGATCTTCCTGGTCGTCTTCTTCGCCGTCTTCGCGCGCGGCCTGCCAGACACCTCCAGCCTGTATCAGGTCGATCGCCAGCCCTCGATCACCTATCTGGATCGCAATGGGGCGCTCATCGCGACGCGAGGCACCCAGATGGCGCCGCCCGCCGATCTGGACGCCCTGCCGGACTATGTGCCGGCCGCCTTCATCGCGATCGAGGACCGGCGCTTCTATCACCACCCCGGCTTCGACCCCATCGGCATGATGCGGGCGATGGCGACCAACGTCCGCGCTGGCCGGGTGGTGCAGGGCGGTTCGACCCTGACGCAGCAGCTGGCCAAGAACCTGTTCCTGACGCCCGACCAGAACATGCGCCGCAAGGTGCAGGAGCTGATGCTGGCGGTCTGGCTGGAGATGAAATTCTCCAAGAAGGAGATCCTGGCCCTCTATCTCAACCGGGTCTATTTCGGCGCCGGCGCCTACGGAATCGAGGCGGCGTCGCAGCGCTATTTCGACAAGTCGGCCAAGAACCTGACGGTCGGCGAGGCTGCGTTGCTGGCTGGCCTGCTGAAGGCGCCCTCGCGCTATTCGCCGGTGTCCGAGAGCGAACGCGCCGCCGCCCGCGCCACCGTCGTGCTGAACGAGATGGAGGAGGCCGGCGTCATCACCGCCGCCCAGCGCGAACAGGCCGTGACCCAGCCGGTCATCGTCTCGCGGACGCTCGCGACCCAGCACGCCCAGTATTTCATCGACTGGCTGGACAAGTCGATCCGCAGCCTGGTTGGCGAACCGACCGAGGACATGGTGGTCGAGACCACGCTGGACCTGACGCTGCAGACGGCGGCCGAGCGGTCGGTGCGCCGCATCCTCGACCGCGACGCGGGCAAGGGCGTGCAGCAGGCGGCTCTGGTCGCGCTGGACGGCGACGGTCGGGTGCGCGCCATGATCGGCGGCTCCTCCTATGCCAACAGTCAGTTCAACCGCGCCGTCGACGCCAAGCGCCAGGCGGGTTCGGCCTTCAAACCCTTCGTCTATCTGGCGGCGGTCGAGGCCGGCTATACGCCCCAGACCCCGGTGGTCGATCAACCGATCACCATCGGCAACTGGTCGCCCCGCAACTATTCCGGGACGTTCAGCGGAAACATGACCCTGGCGCAGGCCGTGGCCCAGTCGACCAATACGGTGGCGGCCTATGTCGCCGATCAGGTCGGGCGCGACAGCGTGGCCCGCGCCGCGCGGCGTCTGGGCATCGAAAGCCGCATCGGCCTGGAGCCGGCGATGGCGCTGGGCGCGGTCGAGGTCTCGCCGATCGAGATGGCCACCGCCTATGACGCCTTCGCCAATGGCGGGCGCCGCGTCGACGCCTATGGCATCAGCCGCATCCGCACGCCCCAGGGCCGCGTCATCTACCAGCGCCAGTCGGGCCAGAGCGGTCAGGCGATCAATAATCCGTCGCTTTACTATATGAACCAGATGCTGCGCGGCGTGGTGACCAGCGGCTCGGGCCGGTCGGCGGCGATCTCGGGCCGCGACCTGGCGGGCAAGACCGGCACGACCTCGGATTACAAGGACGCCTGGTTCGTCGGCTATACCGGCGGCTTCGTCACCGCCGTCTGGGTGGGCAAGGACGACAACACCGCCATGCGCGGCGTGACCGGCGGCTCGTCGCCCGCCGCCATCTGGAAGGGCTTCATGGAGGCGGCCCTGCCGCGCCTGGACGCCCCCGCCATCCCCAACGGTCCGCCCATGCCCGAGGGCTGGGTCGCGCCCGACCCGGTCGGCGATCTGATGAGCGGCCTGGATCAGAACGGCCTGCCCATCGAACCCGTCGATCCCCTGGCCGGCGAGCCCTATGTCCCGGACGACCAGGCGCCGATACAGCCGCCGTCGCCGCAGCCGTCCAGTCCGGCGTCGCCCAAGGGCGGCTATCGCGATGCGCCGAACCCGCAGCAGCCCGAGGGCCGCCCGGCGCCGGAGCGAAAGGGTGACGCCCTGTTCTTCTGA
- a CDS encoding class I SAM-dependent methyltransferase gives MTHPSAKRIVDLYRDKADDWVRDRGATLYSGDGGVDEAVWLDRFAAGLPAAAKILDVGCGSGWPIGAALLERGHQVTGMDASPGLIAHAQATLPTGVWSVADMRDAFPPGPFDGVLAWHSLFHLSPDDQNKVLPKLAACVAEGRRLMFTSGQAHGETIGQWRGEPLYHASLDPEAYRALLADAGLRVEYDGAETGVWLAGRAFLSAK, from the coding sequence GTGACCCACCCGTCCGCAAAACGGATCGTCGACCTCTATCGGGACAAGGCCGACGACTGGGTCCGGGATCGGGGCGCGACCCTGTATTCCGGCGACGGCGGGGTGGACGAAGCGGTCTGGCTGGATCGGTTCGCCGCGGGCCTGCCCGCAGCGGCGAAAATTCTGGACGTGGGCTGCGGTTCGGGCTGGCCGATTGGGGCCGCCCTGCTGGAGCGGGGCCATCAGGTGACGGGCATGGATGCGTCGCCTGGCCTGATCGCCCATGCTCAGGCGACGCTGCCGACAGGCGTGTGGTCGGTGGCGGATATGCGCGATGCGTTTCCGCCAGGTCCGTTCGACGGCGTTCTGGCCTGGCACAGCCTGTTTCATCTCAGCCCCGACGATCAGAATAAGGTGCTGCCGAAGCTGGCCGCGTGCGTCGCCGAGGGCCGGCGGCTGATGTTCACCTCTGGCCAGGCACACGGCGAGACCATCGGACAGTGGCGGGGCGAGCCGCTCTATCACGCCAGTCTTGATCCAGAAGCCTATCGCGCCCTGCTGGCCGACGCCGGATTGCGCGTGGAATACGATGGAGCGGAGACGGGCGTCTGGCTGGCCGGGCGCGCCTTTCTTTCGGCGAAATAG
- a CDS encoding alpha/beta fold hydrolase, translating into MTIVSILNHTVGAAAAAALLCAAPAALAQDGHGAHAEAGHAHSHQHADFQSDRIHVRVDGDMDGRDIILIPGLSSSPEIWQGTVDHLTAQDGVGWRIHRIHVQGFAGAPAEGNAQGATPSPVAAPVAEEIARYIREKGLTKPVVVGHSMGGTIGMMLAARHPDAVGKLMVVDMIPFMGAMFAAPGASAESVTPVADQIWAAQANSPREAYVAQATTSINGMINTESRRAEALEDMRESDQKVSAAAFRELITTDLRPELSKITAPTEVVYAKFNDPRMTPQITDSIYRMSFANLKDAQLKRIDDSAHFIMFDQPQAFYADLDAFLAK; encoded by the coding sequence ATGACCATCGTATCCATTCTGAACCACACCGTCGGCGCCGCCGCGGCCGCCGCCCTGCTGTGCGCCGCACCGGCCGCCCTGGCGCAGGACGGGCATGGCGCCCATGCTGAGGCGGGTCACGCCCACAGCCACCAGCACGCCGATTTCCAGTCCGACCGCATCCATGTTCGCGTCGACGGAGACATGGATGGACGCGACATCATCCTGATTCCCGGCCTCAGTTCGTCGCCGGAGATCTGGCAGGGAACCGTGGATCATCTGACGGCGCAGGACGGCGTGGGCTGGCGCATACACCGCATCCACGTCCAGGGCTTCGCCGGCGCGCCGGCCGAGGGCAATGCGCAGGGCGCGACCCCGTCGCCCGTCGCCGCGCCGGTCGCCGAAGAGATCGCCCGCTACATCCGTGAAAAGGGCCTGACCAAGCCGGTCGTGGTCGGCCATTCGATGGGCGGCACCATCGGCATGATGCTGGCCGCGCGCCATCCTGATGCGGTCGGCAAGCTGATGGTCGTGGACATGATCCCCTTCATGGGCGCGATGTTCGCCGCGCCGGGCGCCTCGGCCGAAAGCGTGACGCCGGTCGCCGACCAGATCTGGGCCGCCCAGGCCAACAGCCCGCGCGAGGCCTATGTCGCCCAGGCGACCACCAGCATCAACGGCATGATCAACACCGAAAGCCGCCGCGCCGAGGCGTTGGAAGACATGCGCGAAAGCGATCAGAAGGTCTCGGCCGCCGCCTTCCGCGAACTGATCACGACGGACCTGCGTCCCGAACTGTCCAAGATCACGGCCCCGACCGAGGTGGTGTACGCCAAGTTCAACGATCCGCGCATGACGCCCCAGATCACCGACAGCATCTATCGGATGTCGTTCGCCAATCTGAAGGACGCCCAACTGAAGCGGATCGACGACAGCGCCCACTTCATCATGTTCGACCAGCCCCAGGCCTTCTACGCCGACCTGGACGCCTTCCTGGCGAAATAA
- a CDS encoding aromatic ring-hydroxylating oxygenase subunit alpha, translating into MKPADAAPVQSPQVEAAPSKAGAQPFGKGFVTDAWYFVALGRDVAPASLKRYEIMGEPVLIGRTRAGQVYAMRDICPHRAAPLSAGKLVEKPGEGETVECPYHGWRFRPDGVCAAIPSLVEDQAFEANRIRVRSYPVRESQGIVFVWMASDARNPMEPDHEPPVFPGVVGGEAKLVEAMDFDSHIDHAVVGLMDPAHGPYVHQQWWWRSEHSMHEKSKAFAPTAFGWAMVRHAPSSNSRLYKILGGAPATEITFRLPGFRWEHIQVGEKQVLALTCLTPITDTKTRITQIFWSDHWVFGLAKPFLRMGVVAFLKQDGGMVNLQNEGLRYDPALIWIDDADKQAKWYQQLKREWAKSRAEDRAFVNPIQPTTLRWKS; encoded by the coding sequence ATGAAGCCCGCCGACGCCGCTCCCGTCCAGTCCCCCCAGGTCGAAGCCGCCCCTTCAAAAGCCGGCGCGCAGCCGTTCGGCAAGGGGTTCGTCACCGACGCCTGGTATTTCGTCGCCCTGGGCCGCGACGTCGCCCCGGCCAGCCTGAAACGCTACGAGATCATGGGCGAGCCGGTGCTGATCGGCCGCACCCGCGCAGGCCAGGTCTATGCGATGCGCGACATCTGTCCCCACCGCGCCGCGCCTCTGTCGGCCGGCAAGCTGGTCGAAAAGCCCGGCGAGGGCGAGACGGTCGAATGCCCCTATCACGGCTGGCGTTTCCGGCCCGACGGCGTCTGCGCCGCCATTCCTTCGCTGGTCGAGGATCAGGCGTTCGAGGCGAACCGCATCCGCGTGCGGTCCTATCCGGTGCGCGAGAGCCAAGGGATCGTCTTCGTCTGGATGGCGTCGGACGCCCGCAATCCGATGGAGCCGGACCACGAGCCGCCTGTCTTCCCCGGCGTGGTCGGCGGCGAGGCCAAGCTGGTCGAGGCGATGGATTTCGACAGCCATATCGACCACGCCGTCGTCGGCCTGATGGACCCCGCCCACGGCCCGTACGTCCACCAGCAGTGGTGGTGGCGGTCCGAACATTCGATGCACGAAAAGTCCAAGGCCTTCGCCCCGACCGCGTTCGGCTGGGCCATGGTGCGCCATGCGCCCTCGTCGAACAGCCGCCTGTATAAGATCCTGGGCGGGGCGCCCGCGACCGAGATCACCTTCCGCCTGCCCGGCTTCCGCTGGGAGCACATTCAGGTGGGCGAAAAACAGGTCCTGGCCCTAACCTGCCTGACCCCGATCACCGACACGAAGACGCGGATCACCCAGATCTTCTGGTCCGACCACTGGGTCTTCGGCCTGGCCAAGCCCTTCCTGCGGATGGGGGTGGTCGCCTTCCTGAAACAGGACGGCGGCATGGTGAATCTGCAAAACGAGGGCCTGCGCTACGACCCTGCCCTGATCTGGATCGACGACGCCGACAAACAGGCCAAGTGGTATCAGCAGCTGAAGCGCGAATGGGCCAAGAGCCGGGCGGAAGACCGAGCCTTCGTGAACCCGATCCAGCCGACGACGCTGAGGTGGAAGAGCTGA